A genome region from Nicotiana tabacum cultivar K326 chromosome 13, ASM71507v2, whole genome shotgun sequence includes the following:
- the LOC142168204 gene encoding uncharacterized protein LOC142168204 codes for MLNLDFTPDPAEKKQISEYSPNLHDRVRRYYIKEGPCQPRNHKFPKRIFGGLLRQFNPEWFNTSYSAVAKKHYDVDQFFDIVANVLNTIGSSFKCGEMLREDQAQKLEELFMLGEVDTESGLNQELGLQRQEIPVGDLILRQCITILHYSRQLFMFLKFLQVKLSELNSRFDAVNSDLLLGMYSISKLEDLNYDLDNYILYVREDRDFFNLKGLGDLSEILVETEQHKTWGLIYLLVKLSLILLVATATVERVFSSMKYIKNDLRSRIGVEFINDCLVCYIEDEVFESIPNDAIIDHFQNMTSRQAQL; via the exons ATGTTGAATTTGGATTTTACACCTGATCCTGCTGAAAAAAAGCAAATCTCAGAATATTCTCCTAATCTGCATGACCGAGTGAGGAGGTATTATATTAAAGAAGGACCATGTCAACCTCGTAATCATAAGTTTCCAAAAAGAATTTTTGGTGGACTACTGCGTCAATTTAATCCGGAGTGGTTTAACACTTCATACTCGG CTGTTGCAAAGAAACATTATGATGTGGATCAATTTTTTGATATTGTTGCTAATGTCTTGAATACTATTGGAAGTTCTTTTAAGTGCGGGGAGATGCTCAGAGAGGATCAAGCACAAAAACTAGAGGAATTGTTTATGCTTGGTGAAGTTGATACGGAAAGTGGACTAAATCAAGAACTTGGACTTCAAAGGCAGGAGATACCCGTTGGGGATCTCATTTTAAGACAGTGCATAACTATATTGCATTATTCTCGTCAATTATTCATGTTCTTGAAGTTCTTGCAAGTGAAG CTTTCAGAACTTAATAGTCGTTTTGATGCAGTGAATAGTGATCTACTTCTTGGTATG TATAGTATTTCCAAGCTTGAAGATCTTAACTACGATCTTGACAACTATATTCTTTATGTAAGAGAAGACCGTGATTTCTTTAACTTGAAAGGGCTTGGAGATCTTTCAGAAATACTAGTTGAAACAGAGCAGCACAAGACTTGGGgacttatttatttacttgtgaAGTTGAGTTTGATATTGCTTGTCGCTACTGCAACGGTAGAAAGAGTTTTTTCTTCAATGAAATACATCAAAAATGACTTGCGGAGCAGAATTGGTGTTGAGTTTATAAATGACTGTTTAGTTTGTTATATAGAAGATGAAGTATTTGAAAGTATACCTAATGATGCGATCATTGATCATTTTCAAAACATGACAAGTCGTCAGGCACAATTGTAA